In Crassostrea angulata isolate pt1a10 chromosome 4, ASM2561291v2, whole genome shotgun sequence, one genomic interval encodes:
- the LOC128179722 gene encoding LRP2-binding protein-like, with the protein MELSKDIPQEKVPFTKEKSILNDIAQETKELPGYGSLTEEELMEKVESILLERIKNGEKRAYFQLGLFYHEQNFFEKARIYFERSKDFDFQSMYMLSCMLYDGQGGKQDEKLAVEYLKKIANSESKQAKHLKYPALFNIGRAYFQGFGVKQSDEEALRYWLLAADDGNPSASIAAQTTLGMFYSRQNDSLDLKKAFFWHSEATGNGSLESQGALGVMYEYGIGVKQDADNAYVCLKEASDRGNVYAMGNLVANYYRRKLYTKAADLAARVAQFSDVERLAEETGCLPSYIAKGISMGCFYYARCLQEGHGVRRNEAEAKRYYSKSYQFDPDVCARLQNITQHGVI; encoded by the exons ATGGAGTTGTCAAAGGATATTCCACAAGAGAAGGTTCCCTTTACAAAAGAGAAGAGTATCCTTAATGACATCGCACAGGAGACAAAGGAATTGCCCGGCTATGGCTCCCTCACAGAGGAAGAACTCATGGAGAAAGTAGAGAGCATTCTGTTAGAGAGaataaaaaatggagagaaacgTGCATACTTCCAACTGGGGCTATTCTATCATGAGCAA AATTTCTTTGAGAAGGCCAGAATATATTTTGAGCGTTCCAAGGACTTTGATTTCCAGTCTATGTATATGTTGTCCTGTATGTTATACGACGGCCAGGGAGGCAAGCAAGATGAG AAACTTGCcgttgaatatttaaaaaagatagcCAACTCAGAATCCAAGCAAGCAAAACACCTGAAGTATCCAGCTCTGTTTAATATTGGGAGAGCCTACTTCCAGGGATTTGGTGTCAAACAGTCCGATGAGGAGGCTCTGAG GTACTGGCTTTTGGCCGCTGATGATGGTAACCCTTCAGCCAGCATAGCTGCACAGACAACTCTCGGCATGTTCTATTCTCGACAGAACGACAGTCTGGATCTCAAAAAAGCTTTCTTTTGGCACAGCGAGGCCACTGGGAATGGAAGTTTAGAATCCCAAG GTGCTTTAGGTGTAATGTATGAGTACGGTATAGGAGTGAAGCAGGATGCAGACAACGCCTATGTCTGCCTAAAGGAAGCCTCGGACCGGGGCAATGTGTACGCCATGGGTAACCTTGTGGCCAACTATTACAGGAGGAAGCTCTACACCAAGGCTGCAGATCTGGCTGCTAG GGTTGCCCAGTTCTCGGATGTGGAGCGCCTTGCAGAGGAGACTGGGTGTTTGCCGAGCTACATCGCCAAGGGGATTTCCATGGGCTGTTTTTACTATGCCAGGTGCCTTCAGGAGGGTCATGGTGTCAGGAGAAACGAGGCTGAGGCCAAACGCTACTACTCTAAG TCCTATCAATTTGACCCTGATGTCTGCGCTAGATTACAGAATATCACTCAGCATGGAGTGATATGA
- the LOC128182574 gene encoding zinc finger protein Xfin-like produces MDDTGNSSVLDTSEGALVVDLSHCTDDSQLADTSRCTLEDSKLTETHTAVASEERNGPGGVTFTSEDLPQKTETNPCEKSACTNSDSCGTKGVKEKSNLDTDPKEEAATHRKLDEAQTCTKFTPQKAMKAVLQRGTEEPQRSKYTPQKVDHRLAQLAVNAYVSPSNRGGSPETDRGDPTDKEQSTAGRNIKADKSYLETSHSAVPSAPPNTFHGRSSVLTTNQNLIHPHVQIQQELNSNVQQTTESGIGHSTGEHPSSSEAAQPTTTSYAMNPLSNRKEPTPANMVPVQEKQKIPSQADLYSQEMSRLYSNVKQKENTLGLDGRGPPEEDEEEEEMEDMNETYDQSDLSKMEDEMETSQVEEREPVQFQTTDVHCAACNNWFMNMNSYTLHMPRHAQMGSPLLGLKCEICKKSYLYELEFKAHVQAHLEKQKVYKCRVCLKPFHEKSELQRHAKIHQDKKEFSCQFCGKEFHYTFNLKKHLRTHTGEKPYTCVLCELKFTHKNSLNRHMSVHTDDNKVECCVCDRVCPDRWTLQKHLASHQILHCPQCEQYFTNSRELQEHRKSHKETENSAPEVLQMHNTNQAKPSDIAIASSENMKPSDLPQKPKAKRNRRSAETQCEICRKVFKNPGNYYRHLQSKEGMPIQTCDLCGHQFHDVYDLLKHTRQVHSQTVDTKGYSCRMCGQSFTDLALLTEHMSEHLQKMKKSGSALPRPQPIKQEEPLPHFCSVCGEQFLNVTLLELHMMEHSSSHGAVNVLDLSKTKDSASQPPPRKRLKLESVETAESHEYYDSDKENEPLNLSKKTYSPRAKPKILGVHQPRGHSSLSSVSNVPPVTSHMSSHLSHKSLASSDSSPVGLDLSCRSKVSEAHQNIAADDQTQNKNESNNASDHFLQKSAMEDSTERTDREKTEVGPDNGIVPLKSSPEETSVTMDTTHDDSPDENSNLTDRSDHLEQVPDLGSRTVSPSSLTCEYCTKTFSDPVTLNRHLSSHYKEWAFYCNYCNTMFTEEVSYRAHTPTHPSHTPYMCNVCSTHFSDRISLGAHLSQAHSQEKPFQCGVCQRRFPVKSYLGSHCRTHLTERPFKCNICERTFVHNFNLTKHMRTHTGEKPYTCAWCDRKFSQKNSLNRHEKIHMRETPSKGALQPSSGGGQLFSPGPGQEEPQHGRTTPYKSERSTPSTISSPHPTTPQSQHQNRSVQRSRNSSASSTGTHRSTPEPTSQDRYPAPEVLQHMYMQQMAMMQHMAQQQHGGSMNLMQSPYMMAAYMQQMHMMQQMAGQDPSMMSYPPAAMESMMSSYAKSMEEYNKNLEQQTRKDPSHFPGGHGKGV; encoded by the exons ATGGATGACACAGGAAACAGTTCAGTTCTCGACACCTCAGAGGGGGCGCTAGTGGTGGACCTATCTCACTGTACGGATGACTCGCAGCTTGCTGATACCTCAAGATGTACTCTGGAGGACTCGAAACTTACCGAGACACACACTGCCGTTGCCTCCGAGGAGAGGAATGGTCCTGGAGGTGTCACCTTCACCTCTGAGGACCTACCTCAGAAAACCGAGACAAATCCTTGTGAGAAGTCTGCGTGTACTAACAGTGACTCATGTGGAACCAAAGGAGtgaaagaaaaatcaaaccttGATACAGACCCCAAGGAGGAGGCAGCAACTCACAGGAAGTTAGATGAGGCCCAGACTTGCACCAAGTTCACGCCTCAGAAAGCTATGAAGGCTGTGCTACAGAGAGGTACAGAAGAGCCCCAGAGGAGTAAATACACCCCACAGAAGGTCGACCACAGACTGGCCCAGCTGGCAGTCAATGCTTACGTATCCCCCTCCAATAGAGGGGGCTCCCCAGAGACTGATAGAGGGGATCCAACGGACAAGGAACAGTCCACTGCTGGACGGAACATTAAGGCAGATAAATCTTATCTGGAAACATCCCATTCTGCAGTACCTTCTGCCCCTCCAAATACCTTCCACGGAAGGAGCAGTGTTCTTACTACAAACCAAAACTTGATTCATCCCCATGTTCAAATCCAACAAGAATTGAACAGTAATGTACAACAAACCACAGAATCAGGCATTGGCCATTCTACAGGGGAGCATCCATCTTCATCAGAAGCTGCACAACCTACAACTACCTCTTATGCTATGAATCCTCTGTCGAACAGAAAAGAACCAACACCAGCAAACATGGTACCAGTTCAAGAGAAGCAGAAGATTCCCTCTCAAGCAGATCTGTATTCTCAGGAGATGTCTCGTTTATATTCTAACGTGAAGCAGAAAGAGAATACTTTAGGATTGGATGGAAGAGGTCCACCTGAGGAAGATGAGGAGGAGGAAGAAATGGAGGACATGAATGAGACATATGACCAGAGTGACCTCAGTAAAATGGAGGATGAGATGGAGACCAGTCAAGTTGAGGAGAGAGAACCAGTCCAGTTTCAGACAACAGATGTTCATTGTGCTGCCTGTAACAATTGGTTTATGAATATGAACTCGTACACCCTTCACATGCCTAGACATGCTCAGATGGGCTCCCCTTTGTTGGGACTAAAGTGTGAAATCTGTAAGAAATCATATCTGTATGAATTGGAATTCAAAGCTCATGTACAAGCCCACTTAGAGAAGCAGAAAGTTTATAAGTGTCGGGTTTGTTTGAAGCCTTTCCATGAAAAATCGGAGCTTCAGCGTCACGCAAAAATTCACCAAGACAAGAAAGAATTTTCCTGCCAGTTTTGTGGTAAGGAGTTCCATTACACCTTTAATCTCAAGAAACACCTGAGAACTCACACAGGTGAGAAACCATATACCTGTGTTTTGTGTGAACTCAAGTTCACCCATAAGAACAGCCTGAACCGCCACATGAGCGTGCACACTGACGACAACAAGGTTGAGTGCTGTGTTTGTGACCGGGTGTGTCCCGATCGGTGGACCCTTCAGAAACACCTCGCCTCTCATCAGATCCTCCACTGCCCTCAATGTGAACAGTACTTCACCAACAGCAGAGAACTGCAGGAGCATCGGAAATCTCACAAAGAAACAGAAAACTCTGCCCCTGAAGTACTCCAGATGCACAACACTAACCAGGCCAAGCCCTCAGACATTGCCATAGCTAGTTCAGAAAACATGAAACCGTCAGACCTTCCTCAGAAACCAAAAGCGAAGCGTAACAGAAGATCTGCTGAAACACAGTGTGAAATCTGtcgaaaagttttcaaaaatccAGGAAATTATTACCGACACTTACAATCCAAAGAGGGAATGCCGATTCAGACGTGTGACTTGTGTGGGCACCAGTTCCATGATGTTTACGATCTGTTGAAGCACACACGCCAGGTTCACTCACAGACTGTAGACACAAAGGGCTACAGCTGTCGTATGTGTGGGCAGAGCTTCACAGACCTAGCCCTCCTGACGGAACACATGTCTGAGCATCTACAGAAAATGAAGAAATCAGGCTCAGCTTTACCCAGACCCCAGCCCATCAAGCAGGAGGAGCCTCTCCCTCACTTTTGCTCTGTTTGTGGTGAACAGTTCCTCAATGTGACGCTGCTGGAGCTCCACATGATGGAGCACTCCTCCTCCCATGGAGCAGTCAATGTTCTAGATCTCTCAAAAACCAAGGATTCTGCCAGTCAGCCTCCTCCAAGAAAGCGTCTGAAGCTCGAGTCTGTAGAAACAGCCGAGTCACATGAATATTACGACAGTGACAAGGAAAATGAACCTCTCAATCTCTCCAAGAAGACATACTCTCCGAGGGCAAAGCCAAAGATTCTGGGAGTTCACCAGCCCAGGGGTCACTCATCTCTCTCCAGCGTCAGTAATGTGCCTCCTGTCACAAGTCACATGTCTTCTCATCTCAGCCACAAATCTCTAGCCAGTTCAGATTCTAGCCCTGTCGGATTAGATTTATCATGCAGATCAAAGGTGTCTGAAGCACATCAGAATATTGCTGCTGATGACCAAACACAGAACAAAAATGAATCTAACAATGCCTCTGATCATTTCCTGCAAAAGTCTGCAATGGAAGATAGTACTGAGAGAACAGACAGAGAGAAAACTGAGGTTGGTCCTGACAATGGGATTGTACCACTGAAATCCTCACCCGAGGAGACCAGTGTTACCATGGACACAACTCATGATGATTCTCCAGATGAGAACTCTAACCTAACAGACAGAAGTGATCACCTTGAACAAGTGCCTGACCTTGGCAGTAGAACAGTTTCCCCTTCGTCCTTGACCTGTGAGTATTGTACAAAGACCTTCAGCGACCCGGTGACCTTGAACAGACACCTGTCCTCCCACTATAAGGAGTGGGCCTTCTACTGTAACTACTGCAACACCATGTTTACGGAGGAGGTCAGCTACAGGGCTCacacccccacccacccctcACACACCCCTTATATGTGTAATGTGTGTAGCACCCATTTTTCGGACAGAATCAGCCTCGGGGCCCATCTCTCCCAAGCTCATTCCCAGGAGAAACCATTCCAGTGTGGCGTTTGCCAGAGGAGGTTCCCAGTGAAATCCTACCTCGGGTCTCATTGCAGGACACACCTGACAGAGCGCCCATTCAAGTGTAACATCTGTGAGAGGACCTTTGTCCACAACTTTAATCTGACCAAACACATGAGGACACATACTGGAGAGAAGCCCTACACATGTGCTTGGTGTGACAGAAAATTTAGCCAAAAGAACAGCTTGAATAg GCATGAGAAAATCCACATGCGAGAAACGCCCTCCAAAGGAGCTCTACAGCCTTCTTCTGGAGGTGGTCAGCTGTTCAGCCCAGGGCCAGGACAGGAGGAACCCCAGCATGGTAGGACCACACCCTACAAATCAGAGAGATCCACCCCCAGCACTATCAGTAGTCCCCACCCGACCACCCCCCAGAGTCAGCACCAGAACCGGTCAGTTCAACGCTCCAGGAACAGCTCTGCCAGCTCCACTGGTACCCACAGGTCTACCCCAGAACCAACCTCACAGGACAGGTACCCCGCCCCTGAGGTCCTACAACATATGTACATGCAACAGATGGCTATGATGCAGCATATGGCTCAGCAGCAGCATGGGGGCAGCATGAACTTGATGCAGAGCCCCTACATGATGGCAGCATACATGCAGCAGATGCACATGATGCAGCAGATGGCGGGCCAAGATCCCAGCATGATGTCCTATCCCCCAGCAGCAATGGAGTCCATGATGTCCTCTTATGCCAAGTCCATGGAGGAATACAATAAAAATCTCGAGCAACAGACCAGGAAAGACCCCAGCCATTTCCCAGGCGGTCATGGTAAAGGGGTGTAA
- the LOC128181181 gene encoding protein FAM184A-like — translation MATSAKTPFSHYQNGKYGTLPGNPGNNSEVTQDMHLKMSKKIAQLTKVIYALNTKNDEHEAVVQTLKEQHEEQIQQLLSETREKILKIKQKIDNDSDHKHTISNLQNCVAEHEKHKKEALSKFEGYKRQAEERENKLKTEHSQKYLELSQEVLSAKRHFEEQLSKFELWRKEADSEKEKALEEQKQIHTKEMDELRDFFRSQNNDWLNECAKIEDKYKAELEGLRAQSETLNSEKQKLTEDYESKLAKAKAFYEKELEVLRNAKDSSVEDVVNRYKQEQEKLKKDFLSQQKELKLQIERLVNELSVSEENTDKLRKELDSLRDSMKDKDATSSGLFQQLQQVRVEAADASKRLKELQSELVATKERCSQQAEDLNRKSVHIGQLEGTVVQKTSKIKELEDEIRKLKDRLSWLESERKSLENQKESLSESQQSQLKSLERSLEDLSIEKQTMMTRLEKEIQSLKEKSATRERELTEQHTSQVQQLNQAHSQSLEMTKKKADDQLTQTKEEMLKKYHEDVERLNKDKSSLLDEFERTKQELHNKLAAAEAEVQRLEKIVKDSESGLGTASSQINSLKDASHRLKSELEKTREELRTSKTNAANLKLELDKLQNLYDAKMIEAQAELKTKLEKLSVDLESKWSETLKKETMELRRDLTHQKEEEKKAALQQLSRLKDEEIAASKRGWENIVNELQRQVNELKSKLNNAETVSAGELERLQREAAEEKRRLEERMAQAAEEFAQEVAAIEAKHAAELQALIKQKEEEIQEMESSLKTKHMQDIQTSLTAHRAALDGQKLEGEKLRQQALEEQKTAHQQQLEKTKEELHERHMTHVTEITESHQQQLEAARLELERAVEISHQRDRDHCMQIEELKAEITQRERHIKNLQEEIQKLKNNIDKLTRELEQKAKEMLKVRNDANLQIKKKEEVLHKRHLQEIENIKQDFSRESESMMSEFTEAQEILKDKISELQIMLEEAEEKYNNRDSRPEDLELIQQLRDAISEREGRMKQLIDEKRYYQLELVNRETNFNKVFNNTTNVGVINPLANKKPKKGEKPPVSKHSSQPSLGTNRLDPLPNSPMHHEALNPSKPLPSFTKKFVK, via the exons ATGGCGACTAGTGCCAAAACTCCGTTTAGCCATTATCAAAATGGAAAATATGGCACTCTACCTGGGAATCCGGGTAATAACTCAGAGGTTACGCAGGACATGCATCTCAAGATGTCAAAGAAAATAGCACAGCTCACAAAA GTCATTTATGCACTGAACACAAAGAATGATGAACACGAAGCAGTTGTCCAGACTTTAAAAGAGCAGCATGAAGAACAGATACAGCAATTGTTGTCAGAGACAAGAGAGAAAATCCTCAAAATCAAACAGAAAATTGACAATGACAGTGACCACAAACACACAATTTCGAACCTACAGAACTGTGTGGCAGAGCATGAGAAACACAAAAAGGAGGCCCTCAGTAAGTTTGAGGGCTACAAGAGACAGGCAGAGGAGCGTGAGAATAAACTCAAAACCGAACATTCGCAGAAATACCTGGAACTATCGCAGGAGGTCTTGTCAGCAAAACGGCATTTCGAGGAACAGTTGTCCAAGTTTGAGTTGTGGCGAAAAGAAGCAGATTCAGAGAAGGAGAAAGCTTTGGAAGAACAGAAACAAATCCACACCAAAGAAATGGATGAACTTCGTGATTTCTTCCGATCCCAAAACAACGACTGGTTGAACGAATGTGCTAAAATAGAGGATAAATACAAGGCGGAACTGGAGGGACTGAGGGCCCAGAGTGAGACACTGAACAGTGAGAAACAGAAACTGACAGAAGACTATGAATCCAAACTTGCCAAAGCCAAGGCCTTCTATGAGAAGGAGTTGGAAGTGTTACGAAACGCCAAGGATAGTTCAGTGGAGGACGTCGTTAACAGATACAAACAAGAGCAAGAGAAACTCAAGAAAGACTTCCTGTCCCAGCAGAAGGAGCTAAAGTTACAGATAGAGCGCCTAGTCAACGAGTTGTCTGTCAGCGAGGAAAACACCGACAAACTCAGGAAGGAGCTGGACAGTCTGAGAGACAGCATGAAAGACAAAGACGCCACCTCATCGGGGCTCTTCCAACAG CTACAACAAGTGCGTGTGGAGGCGGCAGACGCCAGTAAGAGACTGAAGGAGCTACAGTCAGAGCTGGTGGCGACCAAGGAGCGGTGCAGTCAGCAGGCGGAGGACCTCAACAGGAAGTCAG TTCACATTGGACAACTGGAAGGAACCGTTGTCCAGAAGACGTCTAAGATTAAAGAACTGGAGGACGAGATCAGGAAACTAAAGGACCGCTTGTCATGGCTGGAGTCGGAGCGGAAGTCCCTGGAGAACCAGAAAGAGTCCCTTTCAGAGAGTCAGCAGTCTCAGCTCAAGTCACTTGAAAGG TCTTTGGAGGATCTGTCGATTGAAAAGCAGACAATGATGACTCGGCTAGAGAAAGAGATTCAGTCGCTAAAGGAGAAGTCGGCGACCAGAGAGAGGGAGCTGACAGAGCAGCACACCAGCCAGGTACAGCAGCTCAACCAGGCCCACTCCCAGAGTCTGGAGATGACCAAGAAGAAGGCGGACGATCAGCTGACGCAGACCAAGGAG GAAATGCTGAAGAAGTACCATGAAGATGTTGAGAGATTAAACAAGGACAAATCTTCATTGCTGGATGAGTTTGAGAGAACTAAGCAAGAGTTACACAACAAGCTGGCAGCCGCTGAAGCAGAG GTTCAGCGACTGGAGAAAATTGTCAAGGACAGCGAGAGCGGTCTGGGAACCGCCTCGAGCCAGATCAACAGCTTAAAGGATGCCTCTCATCGCCTCAAGTCCGAACTTGAGAAAACCAGAGAGGAGCTCCGAACATCCAAAACCAACGCTGCAAATCTTAAG TTGGAGTTAGACAAATTACAGAACCTGTATGATGCTAAGATGATAGAAGCCCAGGCAGAGCTCAAAACTAAACTGGAGAAATTGTCTGTGGACTTGGAATCCAAGTGGTCCGAAACTCTCAA GAAGGAGACGATGGAATTGAGGCGAGATCTGACTCATCAAAAGGAGGAGGAGAAGAAGGCGGCCCTTCAGCAGCTGTCACGCCTCAAAGACGAGGAGATTGCTGCCTCAAAACGAGGCTGGGAAAACATCGTCAATGAGCTACAGAGACAG GTAAATGAGCTGAAGAGTAAATTAAACAACGCTGAGACAGTCAGTGCTGGCGAGCTGGAGAGACTTCAGAGAGAGGCTGCGGAGGAAAAGCGCCGCCTAGAGGAGAGAATGGCACAAGCTGCTGAGGAGTTTGCACAGGAAGTGGCAGCCATTGAAGCAAAGCATGCTGCAGAGTTACAAGCTCTCATCAAACAGAAAGAGGAGGAAATTCAG GAGATGGAGAGCAGTCTGAAAACTAAGCACATGCAGGATATCCAGACGTCACTGACGGCGCACCGAGCGGCCCTAGACGGACAGAAACTGGAGGGGGAGAAGCTGAGGCAGCAAGCCCTGGAGGAGCAGAAAACCGCTCACCAACAGCAGTTAG AGAAAACAAAGGAAGAGCTTCATGAGCGTCACATGACTCATGTCACCGAGATCACGGAGTCCCACCAACAGCAGCTGGAGGCTGCTCGACTCGAGCTGGAGCGAGCTGTCGAAATATCTCACCAAAGA GACAGAGACCACTGCATGCAGATCGAGGAGCTGAAGGCAGAGATCACACAGAGAGAGCGACACATTAAAAACCTTCAGGAGGAGATCCAGAAACTGAAGAACAACATCGACAAACTGACGCGAGAGCTGGAGCAGAAGGCCAAGGAAATGCTCAAAGTCCGCAACGACGCAAACCTTCAGATCAA GAAAAAAGAGGAAGTGCTTCACAAGCGCCATCTGCAAGAGATTGAAAACATAAAGCAAGACTTTTCTCGAGAATCTGAGTCAATGATGTCCGAGTTTACAGAGGCTCAAGAAATACTCAAGGACAAAATTTCAGAGTTACAAATCAT GTTAGAGGAGGCGGAGGAGAAATACAACAATCGCGACTCCCGTCCTGAGGATCTGGAACTTATTCAGCAGTTAAGGGACGCCATCTCTGAGAGAGAAGGCAGGATGAAGCAGCTTATT GATGAGAAGAGATATTATCAGCTGGAGCTCGTGAACAGGGAGACGAACTTTAACAAGGTGTTCAACAACACCACAAATGTTGGCGTCATCAACCCACTGGCAAATAAG AAACCAAAGAAAGGAGAGAAACCGCCCGTGTCCAAACATTCGAGCCAGCCCAGCCTGGGGACCAACCGTCTGGACCCCCTCCCCAACTCCCCCATGCACCATGAGGCCCTGAACCCCAGCAAACCTCTTCCATCCTTCACCAAGAAGTTTGTCAAATGA